From a single Nissabacter sp. SGAir0207 genomic region:
- a CDS encoding amino acid ABC transporter permease, which translates to MSQRPTGKGGFSLTNPAVRAWIYQLIAVALLLACGGYLLHNTLVNLSTRGITSGFAFLNNSAGFGVIQHLIDYEQGDTYGRLFIVGLLNTLLVSVLCILFASILGFVVGLGRLSDNWLIRKLSTVYVEIFRNIPPLLQIFFWYFAVLRNLPGPRQSLDAFGVIFMSNRGLYLPSPSAGEGMAAALVALLLAVAAIAALARYNHFRQVHTGRVWRIWPWALLLLLGLPLAAHLLFGAALHWELPVLRGFNFRGGMVLIPELAALTVALSVYTSAFIAEVIRSGIQSVPSGQHEAARSLGLPNPVTLRQVVLPQALRVIIPPLTSQYLNVVKNSSLAAAIGYPDMVSLFAGTVLNQTGQAIETIAMTMSVYLIISLLISLLMNLYNRRIALVER; encoded by the coding sequence ATGTCGCAACGCCCAACCGGAAAAGGCGGCTTCTCGCTGACCAACCCAGCGGTTCGCGCCTGGATCTACCAACTCATCGCGGTGGCCTTGCTGCTCGCCTGTGGCGGCTATCTTCTGCACAATACGCTGGTCAACCTCTCCACCCGAGGCATCACCTCCGGGTTCGCTTTCCTGAACAACAGCGCTGGCTTCGGCGTGATCCAGCACCTGATTGACTACGAACAAGGCGACACCTATGGCCGCCTGTTCATTGTCGGCCTGCTGAACACCCTGCTGGTGTCAGTGCTCTGCATCCTGTTCGCCTCCATCCTCGGCTTTGTCGTCGGGCTGGGGCGGCTGTCCGACAACTGGCTGATCCGCAAGCTCTCCACGGTCTACGTCGAGATCTTCCGCAATATCCCGCCGCTGTTGCAGATCTTCTTCTGGTACTTCGCGGTGCTGCGCAACCTGCCCGGCCCACGCCAGAGTCTGGATGCCTTCGGCGTCATCTTTATGAGCAACCGCGGCCTCTACCTCCCCTCGCCGTCGGCGGGTGAAGGGATGGCGGCGGCGCTGGTGGCGCTGCTGCTGGCGGTGGCGGCGATTGCCGCACTGGCGCGCTACAACCACTTCCGCCAGGTGCACACTGGCCGGGTGTGGCGCATCTGGCCGTGGGCGCTGCTACTGCTGCTGGGCCTGCCACTGGCTGCCCACCTGCTGTTTGGCGCGGCGCTGCACTGGGAGCTGCCGGTGCTGCGCGGCTTCAACTTCCGCGGCGGCATGGTGCTGATCCCGGAACTGGCGGCGCTGACGGTGGCGCTGTCGGTCTACACCTCGGCCTTTATCGCCGAGGTGATCCGCTCCGGCATCCAGTCGGTGCCAAGCGGCCAGCATGAGGCGGCGCGCTCCCTCGGGCTGCCCAACCCCGTGACGCTGCGCCAGGTGGTGCTGCCGCAGGCGCTGCGGGTGATCATCCCGCCGCTCACCAGCCAGTACCTCAATGTGGTGAAGAACTCCTCGCTGGCGGCGGCCATCGGCTACCCGGACATGGTGTCGCTGTTTGCCGGTACGGTGCTCAACCAGACCGGGCAGGCGATTGAAACCATCGCCATGACCATGTCGGTCTACCTGATTATCAGCCTGCTGATCTCGTTGCTGATGAACCTCTACAACCGGCGCATTGCGCTGGTCGAGCGCTAG
- a CDS encoding amino acid ABC transporter permease produces the protein MTMTLPPSSHSAAPPSGPVGRMVLWARRNLFSSLFNSLLTLLCLYLLWLVLPPLLNWAIFQANWIGDSRADCTREGACWVFIHARFGQFMYGLYPADQRWRINVALLIGLVTIGLMFWRGMPRRGRYIACWAVVYPLLVWALLYGGFFGLPRVETRQWGGLTLTLIIASVGIAGALPLGILLALGRRSRLPIVRVLSICFIEFWRGVPLITVLFMSSVMLPLFLPEGTSIDKLLRALVGVILFQSAYVAEVVRGGLQALPKGQYEAAESLALGYWKTQGLVILPQALKMVIPGLVNTIIALFKDTSLVIIIGLFDLFSSVQQATVDPAWLGMSTEGYVFAALVYWIFCFSMSRYSQHLERRFHTGRSNH, from the coding sequence ATGACCATGACCCTTCCCCCCTCCTCCCACAGCGCCGCGCCGCCCTCCGGCCCGGTCGGCCGCATGGTGCTGTGGGCGCGCCGCAACCTGTTCTCCAGCCTGTTCAACAGCCTGCTGACGCTGCTCTGCCTCTACCTGCTGTGGCTGGTGCTGCCGCCGCTGCTGAACTGGGCGATCTTTCAGGCCAACTGGATTGGCGACAGCCGCGCCGACTGCACGCGTGAGGGGGCCTGCTGGGTCTTCATCCACGCGCGCTTCGGCCAGTTCATGTATGGCCTCTACCCGGCTGACCAGCGCTGGCGCATCAACGTCGCGTTGCTGATCGGCTTGGTCACCATTGGGCTGATGTTCTGGCGCGGGATGCCACGCCGTGGGCGCTACATCGCCTGCTGGGCGGTGGTCTACCCGCTGCTGGTCTGGGCGCTGCTGTATGGCGGCTTTTTCGGCCTGCCGCGCGTCGAGACGCGCCAGTGGGGCGGCCTGACGCTGACGCTGATCATCGCCTCGGTAGGCATCGCTGGCGCGCTGCCGCTCGGCATCCTGCTGGCGCTGGGACGCCGCTCGCGGCTGCCGATCGTGCGCGTGCTCTCCATCTGCTTCATTGAGTTTTGGCGCGGCGTGCCGCTGATCACCGTGCTGTTTATGTCCTCGGTGATGCTGCCGCTGTTCCTGCCGGAGGGCACCAGCATCGACAAACTGCTGCGCGCGCTGGTCGGCGTGATCCTGTTCCAGTCCGCCTATGTGGCAGAGGTGGTGCGCGGCGGCCTTCAGGCGCTGCCGAAGGGGCAGTATGAGGCGGCCGAGTCACTGGCGCTGGGCTACTGGAAAACCCAGGGGCTGGTGATCCTGCCGCAGGCGCTGAAGATGGTGATCCCCGGCTTGGTGAATACCATCATTGCCCTGTTCAAGGACACCAGTCTGGTGATCATCATCGGCCTGTTTGATCTGTTCAGTAGCGTGCAGCAGGCAACCGTTGACCCGGCCTGGCTCGGGATGTCCACCGAGGGCTATGTCTTCGCCGCGCTGGTCTATTGGATTTTCTGTTTCAGCATGTCGCGCTACAGCCAGCATCTGGAGAGGCGCTTTCACACCGGACGTTCCAACCACTGA
- a CDS encoding amino acid ABC transporter ATP-binding protein, protein MSDHQVNDDKQMMITLEAVNKWYGQFHVLKDINLRVRQGERIVLCGPSGSGKSTTIRCINHLEEHQQGRIVVDGIELNDDLRNIEKVRTEVGMVFQHFNLFPHLTVLQNCTLAPTWVRKMPKKEAEELAMHYLKRVRIAEHAHKYPGQISGGQQQRVAIARSLCMKPKIMLFDEPTSALDPEMVKEVLDTMIGLAQDGMTMLCVTHEMGFARTVADRVIFMDRGEIVEQAPPQEFFSNPTSPRTREFLAQVIH, encoded by the coding sequence ATGAGCGACCATCAGGTTAATGACGATAAACAGATGATGATTACGCTGGAAGCGGTCAACAAGTGGTACGGACAGTTCCACGTGCTTAAGGACATCAATTTGCGGGTGCGGCAGGGCGAGCGCATCGTGCTGTGCGGCCCCTCCGGCTCCGGCAAGTCCACTACCATTCGCTGCATCAACCACCTTGAGGAGCACCAGCAGGGGCGTATCGTGGTGGATGGCATCGAGTTGAATGACGATCTGCGCAACATTGAGAAGGTGCGTACCGAGGTGGGCATGGTGTTCCAACACTTCAACCTCTTCCCGCACCTGACGGTGTTGCAGAACTGCACCCTCGCGCCGACCTGGGTGCGCAAGATGCCGAAAAAAGAGGCGGAGGAGTTGGCGATGCACTACCTGAAGCGGGTGCGCATCGCGGAACATGCGCACAAATATCCCGGCCAGATCTCCGGCGGCCAGCAGCAGCGGGTGGCGATCGCCCGCTCGCTCTGCATGAAGCCCAAGATCATGCTGTTTGATGAGCCGACCTCGGCGCTGGATCCGGAGATGGTGAAGGAGGTGCTGGATACCATGATTGGGCTGGCGCAGGATGGCATGACCATGCTGTGCGTCACCCATGAGATGGGCTTCGCCCGCACCGTTGCCGACCGGGTGATCTTTATGGATCGCGGTGAGATCGTCGAGCAGGCGCCGCCGCAAGAGTTCTTCTCCAACCCCACCTCACCGCGCACCCGCGAGTTTCTGGCGCAGGTGATCCACTGA
- a CDS encoding 1,4-beta-xylanase, translating to MYRQWSAEQAQEWHRRQGWGCGFNYLPRTAVNWLEMWQADTFDEVTIEQELGWAARYGYNQLRTNLPFTVWQHDRDGLLARIDRFLQLADSHGIRVMLTLLDDCAFSGDEPFVGPQKPPRPGVHNSQAAGSPGRAKVLDPDSWLDIEAYVRDVVRHFRDDARVQAWDLYNEPGNGGIFSDAHHCALYDTRLEIYALSLMVQIFGWARHELPSQPLTVAAWHVDRDACHRAFNHPIDVAALHLSDIISYHAYVDTPGQLAVMTKLMAFGRPVLCTEWLARHVGGVMEEQLPLFKAQQVGCYHWGLVQGKTQTWLPWPDVTPDPALWFHDVLTPEGAPFNEREMALVRQLRETA from the coding sequence ATGTACAGGCAATGGTCCGCTGAACAAGCGCAAGAGTGGCACCGCCGGCAAGGCTGGGGCTGCGGATTCAACTACCTGCCCCGCACGGCGGTAAACTGGCTGGAGATGTGGCAGGCCGATACCTTTGATGAGGTGACTATCGAACAGGAGCTGGGCTGGGCGGCGCGCTACGGCTACAACCAGCTGCGCACCAACCTGCCGTTCACCGTCTGGCAGCATGACCGCGACGGCCTGCTGGCGCGCATCGACCGCTTCCTGCAGCTGGCCGACAGCCACGGCATCCGGGTGATGCTGACCCTGCTGGACGACTGCGCCTTCTCAGGCGACGAGCCGTTCGTCGGGCCGCAGAAACCGCCGCGCCCCGGCGTGCACAACAGCCAGGCAGCCGGTAGCCCCGGCCGGGCGAAGGTGCTCGACCCCGATAGCTGGCTGGACATTGAGGCCTACGTGCGCGACGTGGTGCGCCACTTCCGGGACGATGCGCGCGTGCAGGCGTGGGATCTCTACAACGAGCCGGGCAACGGCGGGATCTTCAGCGATGCCCACCACTGCGCGCTCTACGACACCCGGTTGGAGATCTACGCGCTGTCGCTGATGGTGCAGATCTTTGGCTGGGCGCGGCACGAACTGCCGAGCCAGCCGTTGACCGTCGCCGCCTGGCACGTCGATCGTGATGCCTGCCACCGGGCGTTCAACCACCCGATTGACGTCGCCGCGCTGCACCTGTCGGACATCATCAGCTACCACGCCTACGTTGACACGCCGGGGCAGTTGGCGGTGATGACCAAGCTGATGGCCTTCGGCCGACCGGTGCTCTGCACCGAGTGGCTGGCGCGCCACGTTGGCGGGGTGATGGAGGAGCAGTTGCCGCTGTTCAAGGCGCAGCAGGTGGGCTGCTACCACTGGGGGCTGGTGCAGGGCAAGACGCAGACCTGGCTGCCGTGGCCGGATGTCACGCCCGATCCGGCGCTGTGGTTCCACGATGTGCTGACGCCCGAGGGCGCGCCGTTCAATGAGCGGGAGATGGCGCTGGTGCGCCAGTTGCGCGAAACGGCATGA
- a CDS encoding MFS transporter has protein sequence MIKPTERRVGYGVAMGYGVTDLFGGGAFAIIGTWLLFFYTTYCGLTVLEASSIFAIARVIDAILSPIMGYITDNFGNTWLGRKFGRRRFFLLLSSPLMFLYALLWLTDMNYWYYLGTYLSIELLSAMVLVPWETLAAEMTNRYEERSRLAGVRMIFSQLGGFLAVSVPGLIMQFTGKDNPFTYTLTGLIFSCVFCLAVFTTWRCTWEAKDVQPEHKFKAEVQRSSGLFNHLKYLILDLISSFRIRAFRLHIIIYIASFTAMDVFGAVFTYYVIYCLGKDAAAVSAWSSVGAFAAIPGTYAFMMLLNKLNLTPSSALRLAYSSIFFVLAFLFIVYYTKTPVPDMVFFGLFILNGVARAGLIYIPWNIYSFIPDIDEMVTQQRREGIFAGVMVLTRKSTVAIAILIIGMVLEEAGFVKGNGIQPESALYAIVTLMTLGTAVLLAISFYVTYPFKLTRETHKVLLKEIARRKLGGKAEDCDAPTRLVIKQLTGYEYDEVWGGEATRRVVGQVNCSRVE, from the coding sequence ATGATTAAACCTACTGAGCGCAGGGTCGGTTATGGCGTGGCGATGGGCTACGGCGTGACTGACCTGTTTGGCGGCGGGGCTTTCGCCATTATCGGCACCTGGCTGTTATTCTTCTACACCACCTATTGCGGGCTGACGGTTTTGGAGGCAAGTTCAATATTTGCCATCGCCCGCGTGATCGACGCAATATTAAGCCCGATTATGGGTTACATCACCGATAATTTTGGTAACACCTGGCTGGGCCGGAAATTTGGCCGCCGTCGCTTCTTTTTATTGCTGAGCAGCCCGCTGATGTTTCTCTATGCGCTGCTGTGGCTGACGGACATGAACTACTGGTATTACCTCGGCACCTATCTCTCGATTGAGTTGCTGTCGGCGATGGTGCTGGTGCCGTGGGAAACCCTCGCCGCCGAGATGACCAACCGCTACGAGGAGCGCAGCCGGCTGGCGGGCGTGCGCATGATCTTTTCCCAGCTGGGCGGCTTTCTGGCGGTCTCCGTACCGGGCCTGATCATGCAGTTCACCGGCAAGGATAACCCCTTCACCTACACCCTCACCGGGCTGATCTTCTCCTGCGTGTTCTGCCTCGCGGTCTTCACCACCTGGCGCTGCACCTGGGAGGCGAAGGACGTGCAACCCGAGCATAAGTTCAAGGCGGAAGTGCAACGCAGCAGCGGCCTGTTCAACCATCTGAAATATTTGATACTGGATCTGATCTCTTCGTTCCGCATTCGCGCCTTCCGACTGCACATTATTATTTACATCGCCTCCTTTACCGCGATGGATGTATTTGGCGCGGTGTTTACCTACTATGTGATATACTGTTTGGGTAAGGATGCCGCCGCTGTTTCTGCATGGTCAAGCGTCGGCGCATTTGCCGCCATCCCTGGCACTTATGCTTTTATGATGCTACTTAACAAATTAAATCTTACCCCCTCATCGGCGCTGCGGCTGGCGTATAGCTCCATATTCTTTGTATTGGCCTTCCTGTTTATTGTCTATTACACCAAAACCCCGGTTCCCGATATGGTCTTTTTCGGGCTGTTTATTTTAAACGGGGTGGCGCGTGCCGGCTTAATCTATATTCCGTGGAATATTTACAGTTTTATTCCTGATATTGATGAGATGGTCACACAACAGCGTCGCGAAGGCATTTTCGCTGGCGTGATGGTGCTGACGCGCAAGAGCACGGTAGCGATCGCCATCCTGATTATCGGCATGGTGCTGGAGGAGGCGGGTTTTGTGAAGGGCAACGGCATACAGCCTGAAAGTGCGCTCTACGCCATCGTTACCCTGATGACGCTGGGCACCGCGGTGCTGCTGGCCATCAGTTTCTACGTCACCTATCCCTTCAAGCTGACGCGTGAAACGCACAAGGTGCTGTTGAAGGAGATTGCCCGCCGCAAACTGGGCGGCAAGGCAGAGGACTGCGATGCGCCGACCCGGCTGGTGATCAAGCAGCTGACGGGCTACGAGTACGATGAAGTGTGGGGCGGCGAGGCAACGCGCCGCGTAGTAGGTCAAGTTAACTGTTCCCGTGTGGAATAA
- a CDS encoding Gfo/Idh/MocA family protein yields the protein MERLNAVILGCGAIHHCHVDALQQIPEARLHALADCDGERGRRQAMAQGCHFFHDYRDALWDEAIDVVHICTPHHLHKRMVLEALAAGKHVFCEKPIGMNGQEVAEIEEAAAHAPGLLAVCYQNRCNPTSLTIRQALAENRLGAMLSMRAVLTWSRAGAYYTDSPWRGRFATEGGSLLINQAIHTLDLMQWFAGGVARVKGVVDSGILAAATEAEDSAMATLAFRNGARGLFYASNGYTTDAPLLLEIQCEHGVLQLSDNTLWQIEDGRRTALVSDAPPDSGKRYWGAGHREAIRRFYRAILSPVGADYTPIREAKQSLTLVEAIYHSSLTRQWIEIYH from the coding sequence ATGGAGAGACTCAATGCCGTCATCCTCGGCTGCGGCGCCATCCACCACTGCCACGTTGACGCCCTACAACAGATCCCGGAGGCGCGGCTGCACGCGCTGGCGGACTGTGACGGCGAGCGTGGCCGACGGCAGGCGATGGCGCAGGGCTGCCACTTCTTCCATGACTACCGTGACGCGCTGTGGGACGAGGCGATTGACGTGGTGCACATCTGCACCCCGCACCACCTGCACAAGCGCATGGTGCTGGAGGCGCTGGCGGCTGGCAAGCATGTGTTCTGCGAAAAGCCAATCGGCATGAATGGGCAGGAGGTGGCAGAGATTGAGGAGGCCGCCGCCCACGCGCCGGGGCTGCTGGCGGTCTGCTACCAGAACCGCTGCAACCCCACCAGCCTGACCATCCGGCAGGCGCTGGCGGAGAACCGGCTGGGGGCGATGCTCAGTATGCGGGCGGTGCTCACCTGGTCACGCGCCGGGGCCTACTACACCGACAGCCCGTGGCGCGGGCGCTTCGCCACCGAGGGCGGCAGCCTGCTGATCAATCAGGCGATCCATACCCTCGACCTGATGCAGTGGTTCGCCGGTGGGGTGGCGCGGGTGAAGGGGGTGGTGGACAGCGGGATCCTGGCGGCGGCCACCGAGGCGGAGGACAGCGCGATGGCGACGCTAGCGTTCCGTAACGGCGCGCGCGGCCTGTTCTACGCCAGCAACGGTTACACCACCGACGCGCCGCTGCTGCTGGAAATCCAGTGCGAGCATGGGGTGCTCCAGCTGAGCGACAACACCCTGTGGCAGATTGAGGACGGCAGGCGCACCGCGTTGGTCAGCGACGCGCCGCCAGACAGCGGGAAACGCTACTGGGGAGCCGGTCACCGCGAGGCGATCCGCCGTTTTTACCGCGCCATCCTTTCGCCGGTGGGGGCCGATTACACCCCGATTCGCGAAGCCAAACAGTCACTCACCCTGGTGGAGGCCATTTATCACTCATCCCTGACCCGGCAATGGATTGAGATTTATCACTGA
- a CDS encoding Gfo/Idh/MocA family protein produces MNNNDGMNYAPAGKPQPVVKAGEFVFAAAALDHGHIYGMCNGLLEAGATLKWVYDPDPEKVAAFIHRYPQVRVAGSLEALLADEEVRLVAGAAMPSVRCTLGLKVMAAGKDYFTDKAPLTTLEQLADAQAMVAKTGRKYAVYYSERLHVESAVFAGQLVRRGAIGQVVQTLGTGPHREGQGRPAWFYDRRYFGGILCDIGSHQIEQFLFYTGNHDATVIAAQTRNVSHPEHPYFEDFGDAMLRGENGASGYFRCDWFTPDGLPTWGDGRLTLLGTEGYIEIRKYIDLTRGEQDVVYLVNGEGEFRYPVAGQVGFPYFGELIRDCLHRTENAMTQAHAFKAAELCVKAQMLANATR; encoded by the coding sequence ATGAACAACAATGACGGCATGAACTATGCGCCAGCCGGCAAACCGCAGCCGGTGGTCAAGGCGGGCGAATTTGTGTTTGCCGCCGCCGCGCTCGACCACGGCCACATCTACGGCATGTGCAACGGCCTGCTGGAGGCGGGCGCGACGCTGAAATGGGTCTACGACCCGGATCCTGAGAAGGTGGCGGCGTTTATCCACCGCTACCCGCAGGTGCGGGTGGCTGGCAGTCTGGAGGCGCTGCTGGCGGATGAGGAGGTACGGCTGGTGGCGGGCGCGGCGATGCCTTCGGTGCGCTGCACGCTGGGGCTGAAGGTGATGGCGGCGGGCAAAGACTACTTCACCGACAAGGCCCCGCTCACCACGCTGGAGCAGCTGGCCGACGCGCAGGCGATGGTGGCGAAAACCGGGCGCAAATACGCGGTCTACTACAGCGAGCGGCTGCACGTCGAGAGCGCGGTGTTCGCTGGCCAGCTAGTGCGACGCGGGGCCATCGGCCAGGTGGTGCAGACGCTTGGCACCGGGCCGCATCGCGAGGGGCAGGGGCGACCGGCGTGGTTCTACGACCGGCGCTACTTTGGCGGCATCCTGTGCGACATCGGCAGCCACCAGATCGAGCAGTTCCTGTTCTACACCGGCAACCACGACGCCACCGTGATCGCCGCCCAGACGCGCAACGTCTCCCACCCTGAGCACCCCTACTTTGAGGATTTCGGCGACGCGATGCTGCGCGGCGAAAATGGCGCGAGCGGCTACTTCCGCTGTGACTGGTTCACCCCGGATGGCCTGCCGACCTGGGGCGATGGGCGGCTCACGTTGCTCGGCACCGAGGGCTACATCGAGATCCGCAAATATATCGACCTGACGCGCGGCGAGCAGGACGTGGTCTATCTGGTGAATGGCGAGGGCGAATTCCGCTACCCGGTGGCGGGGCAGGTTGGCTTTCCCTACTTTGGCGAGCTGATCCGTGACTGCCTGCACCGTACGGAGAACGCCATGACCCAGGCCCACGCCTTCAAGGCGGCGGAGTTGTGCGTGAAAGCGCAGATGCTGGCCAATGCGACGCGCTAG
- a CDS encoding Gfo/Idh/MocA family protein: MLYVAIVGTGNIAHHHIRAYLAFPQRCTIVALVDIYPEKAQEKQQRYGLAQAQVFSSHAEMLAAGIRVDLVDVCTPPYVHAEIAIDALHAGKHVLCEKPMAASLEECDAMIAAQQASGKVLSVVAQNRFTDALWRLKAALESGLAGRVCHAQVDSLWWRGHCYYDLWWRGTWEKEGGGCTLNHAVHHIDALQWMLGQPQEVVAMMGNVAHDNAEVEDLSAAIFHYPDGALAQLTASVVHHGEEQKIVIQGERARLSAPWSVCASVSGDNGFPLPEPDRPREAQLETLARQTPPLTWTLHTGQIENLLTAIEQGTPPLVDGEQGKRALALITAIYKSAITRTVVMLPISRHDPFYRTGGISALAPRFYEKSASVANFSEVGAIPLGKDLDKGVSP, translated from the coding sequence ATGTTATACGTCGCCATCGTGGGTACCGGCAACATTGCCCACCACCATATCCGCGCCTATCTGGCGTTCCCGCAGCGCTGCACCATCGTGGCGCTGGTGGACATCTACCCGGAGAAGGCGCAGGAGAAGCAGCAGCGCTACGGGCTGGCGCAGGCACAGGTCTTCAGCAGCCATGCCGAGATGCTCGCCGCCGGTATCCGGGTCGATCTGGTGGATGTCTGTACGCCGCCCTACGTCCACGCCGAGATCGCCATCGACGCGCTGCACGCGGGCAAGCATGTGCTGTGTGAAAAACCGATGGCCGCCTCGCTGGAGGAGTGCGACGCGATGATCGCCGCCCAGCAGGCCAGCGGCAAGGTGCTGTCGGTGGTGGCGCAGAACCGCTTCACCGACGCCCTCTGGCGGCTGAAGGCGGCGCTGGAGAGTGGGCTGGCTGGCCGGGTCTGCCACGCGCAGGTCGATTCGCTCTGGTGGCGCGGCCACTGCTACTACGACCTGTGGTGGCGCGGCACCTGGGAGAAGGAGGGCGGCGGCTGCACGCTCAACCATGCGGTGCACCACATCGACGCGCTCCAGTGGATGCTGGGCCAGCCGCAGGAGGTGGTGGCGATGATGGGCAACGTCGCCCATGACAATGCGGAGGTCGAGGATCTGAGCGCCGCCATCTTCCACTACCCCGACGGCGCGCTGGCGCAGCTGACCGCCTCGGTGGTGCACCACGGCGAGGAGCAGAAAATCGTCATCCAAGGCGAACGGGCGCGCCTCTCCGCGCCGTGGTCGGTCTGCGCCAGCGTCAGCGGCGACAATGGCTTCCCGCTGCCGGAGCCGGATCGCCCGCGCGAGGCGCAACTGGAGACGCTGGCCCGCCAGACCCCGCCGCTCACCTGGACGCTGCACACCGGGCAGATTGAGAACCTGCTGACGGCGATTGAGCAAGGCACGCCGCCGCTGGTGGATGGCGAGCAGGGCAAGCGCGCGCTGGCGCTGATCACCGCCATCTACAAATCGGCCATTACCCGCACCGTGGTGATGCTGCCCATCAGCCGCCACGACCCCTTCTACCGCACCGGCGGCATCAGCGCTCTGGCGCCGCGCTTTTATGAGAAATCCGCCTCGGTCGCCAACTTCAGCGAGGTGGGTGCCATTCCCCTGGGAAAAGATTTGGACAAAGGAGTATCGCCATGA
- a CDS encoding Gfo/Idh/MocA family protein: MKKVRFGIIGVGNIGTVHARYLLAGAVSEARLAAVCDNDLAKHPAIRQLVGDAIPLFDDAEAMITSGLIDAVIVATPHYAHPGLSMMAMRHGLHTLCEKPAGVYTAQVQEMNACARASDVVFGIMYNQRPNPLYQKVKDLIASGELGTLRRSTWIITNWYRSQSYYNSGGWRATWRGEGGGVLLNQDPHQLDLWQWLVGMPVRLRAFCQFGKHRQIEVEDEVTAYAEYANGATGVFITTVAETPGTNRLEIVGDRGKVVVEEGQLRYWRLRESETEFNARWQQGFGEPECWEVTIPVAPECSDHQVITANFCAAVLRGEPLIAPGLQGIHGLTLSNAMHLSTWTDDWVTLPLDEQLYLRLLQQRIDASVDKPAASRTLDARGSW, from the coding sequence ATGAAGAAGGTTCGCTTCGGCATCATTGGCGTCGGCAATATCGGCACCGTCCACGCCCGCTACCTGCTGGCCGGAGCGGTCAGCGAGGCCCGGCTGGCCGCCGTCTGCGATAACGATCTTGCCAAACACCCGGCGATCCGCCAGCTGGTCGGCGACGCCATCCCGCTGTTTGACGATGCGGAGGCGATGATCACCAGCGGGCTGATTGACGCGGTGATTGTCGCCACGCCGCACTATGCGCACCCCGGCCTGTCGATGATGGCAATGCGCCACGGCCTCCACACCCTGTGCGAAAAGCCCGCCGGCGTTTACACCGCGCAGGTGCAGGAGATGAACGCCTGCGCCCGCGCCAGCGACGTGGTGTTCGGCATCATGTACAACCAGCGGCCCAACCCGCTCTACCAGAAAGTGAAGGATCTGATCGCCTCGGGCGAGCTGGGCACCTTGCGCCGCTCCACCTGGATCATCACCAACTGGTATCGCTCGCAGAGCTACTACAACTCCGGCGGCTGGCGCGCCACCTGGCGCGGCGAGGGCGGCGGTGTGCTGCTCAACCAAGACCCGCACCAGCTCGACCTCTGGCAGTGGCTGGTGGGAATGCCGGTGCGGCTGCGTGCCTTCTGCCAGTTCGGCAAGCACCGGCAGATTGAGGTGGAGGATGAGGTGACCGCTTACGCCGAGTACGCCAACGGCGCTACCGGCGTCTTCATCACCACCGTGGCGGAGACGCCCGGCACCAATCGGCTGGAGATTGTCGGCGATCGCGGCAAGGTGGTGGTTGAGGAGGGGCAGCTACGTTACTGGCGGCTGCGCGAGTCAGAAACCGAATTCAATGCCCGCTGGCAGCAGGGCTTCGGCGAGCCGGAGTGCTGGGAGGTCACGATCCCGGTTGCGCCGGAGTGCAGCGACCATCAGGTGATCACCGCCAACTTCTGCGCCGCGGTGCTGCGCGGCGAGCCGCTGATCGCGCCGGGGTTGCAGGGCATCCACGGCCTGACGCTCTCCAATGCCATGCACCTCTCCACCTGGACCGATGACTGGGTGACGCTGCCGCTGGATGAGCAGCTCTACCTGCGGCTGTTGCAGCAGCGCATCGATGCCTCCGTTGACAAGCCCGCCGCCAGCCGCACGCTGGACGCGCGCGGTAGCTGGTAG